Proteins from one Terriglobales bacterium genomic window:
- a CDS encoding RNA-binding S4 domain-containing protein, translated as MARYSIKTMDSVRLDKWLWAARFFKTRALAARACALGRVLANGQPAKPAREVRAGDMLRVTSDSGEFEVEVLLLSAVRGPASLAQTLYRETEASRQLRAKLAAERKAMQQFEQLPAGRPSKRDRRRMIQFRGRG; from the coding sequence ATGGCCCGATATTCAATCAAGACCATGGACTCCGTCCGGCTCGACAAGTGGCTCTGGGCCGCGCGCTTCTTCAAGACGCGGGCGCTGGCGGCGCGCGCCTGCGCACTGGGGCGCGTCCTGGCGAATGGCCAGCCGGCCAAGCCCGCGCGCGAGGTCCGCGCTGGCGACATGCTGCGCGTCACCAGCGACAGCGGAGAGTTCGAAGTCGAGGTGCTGCTGCTGAGCGCGGTGCGCGGCCCCGCTTCCCTCGCGCAGACGCTCTACCGCGAGACCGAAGCCAGCCGCCAGCTGCGCGCCAAGCTCGCCGCCGAGCGCAAGGCGATGCAGCAGTTTGAGCAGTTGCCCGCCGGCCGCCCGTCGAAGCGCGACCGCCGCAGGATGATTCAGTTTCGCGGCAGGGGCTGA